Below is a window of Penaeus vannamei isolate JL-2024 chromosome 30, ASM4276789v1, whole genome shotgun sequence DNA.
GCTTCTCATCGTTACCTATAAACTAGTTCATTgattctctctgttcttccgtttctctttcccgctctttctctctctttaagcatctatctctatttcagttctgactgtctgcctctctccctttctccctccctctatccatttctctctctctctctctctctctctatcacacacactttctcccttccgccatccatccatccgtccttccccccccctctctctctcttcctcttaatctccttccctccctccttctctcactttctcctcctttccctcccacccctctcttcctcttaatctccctccctccctcattctctccctttctcctcctttccctcccccctctctcttcctcttaatctccctccctccctccttctcaccctttctccctcccttcctccccccctctctctttctcctctctccacttatttctctttctctcaccacaCAGCGCGAGGACGAAGCAGGGCAGCCGAGCGCAAGGTCCATCTGGGTGAGACTTCGAAACGCGATCGTACACGTTTTGAGATgtctcttcgccttcttcttctcgtcgtcGCATCTTCGCAACAGAAGCCCGGCAAGAGAAGTCGTTGtgagttttttttaaattatattcttTTAACAGGTTTTAGggttattttagttattgttagAGTTCtgttttatagattttttatttttggttctttttttgaAGGGTTCGTGGATGTCGgtttgattttttaaaaggtATTGTGTGAGGGATTTCTTTGTGTAAGGCTAGGTATCTTTTTTATTGTAGTTTGCGCTCTAAGAATCCCATTTTCTGATAGATTATGTTTCCAGTCTCCATTTTCTCCCGGAGAAGCATGGCCGTGGTCCGTTTTCTGTTGCTGTTTCTAttctgtttttactttatttaacCTATTGAGAACAACCAAACTCGTTCTCTATTAAAACACGTCTTACCGGCTCGTCTTTTCTATTGTGCACTTTCGCGATTTTGATCCTACTGGATTTCATTCCaaagtgtatgagtatatatatttcagaacGATTACCAAATCAATTATATCATTACAGAGAAAATACATTTGTTTTGCAAGTGTATTTTTAGACGAAAATCGGGATTTCCCATTTTTTCACAAATGAAAGGTCAGTATGACATTTTCCCTCCGAATCACATTATTTCTCATAAAACTGCGTTGCAATATAATCATGCAACACGTATGCACAGACATCcctacttatacacatacaagtgaattcgtacatacatacgtccatgtgtatacatacctacaacaTATGCCTtggtatatatctacatacctaatcacagtacatacatatatatataatgtatatatgtatgcatgaactgTATCTGTTCCTCCGAGGTGGCTTTTCTTTGGGACTCGAGGAATTTAACGTCTGAGTACTTTGACAaaaaacatcgagagagagagagagagagagagagagagagagagagagagagagagagagagagagagagagagagagagagagagagagagagagagagagagagagagagagagagagagagagagagagagagagagagagagagagagagagagagagagagagagagagagggattatttGTGTTGGAATTATTTGTGTTGGAATTGTATACGCACAAATAGACGCAGGTAAACACACGCTGTTGGTGAAGCAACCGAAATTGGTTTTGTCATTTTCATGAAACTAAAACGAATACAGAATATCCTTTTGTTTATTCATGGAATATTTGTGGTACCaaagagtaatatatataaagaataatatatatgattttaatcTACATTTCAGattaaaattacacacacacacacacacacacagatatatatatatatatatatatatatatatatatatatatatatatatatatatatatatatattgtgtgtgtgtgtgtgtgtgtgtatgtatatatgtatgtatatatatacatatatatacttgtatatacatgtatatacatacatacatatatatatatatatatatatatatatatatatatatatatatatatatatatatatatatatagagagagagagagagagagagagagagagagagagagagtgagatgtgtgtgtgtatgtgtgtgtgtaccgactGCTTACCAATTTAGCACTGTATTTTCTTGTCAACAGCATTAGTCACAAAACACAGCTCTATTGCCGTGGTTCCCAACCCGTTTACTGCCACGCCTCCCCCGGGACTGTCCTTCCTTCCACGCCCCCTTGGCCTCGAGGAATATATTGCCCTTCCAGattttagataaagataaaattatgctctttgtctttttattgaaTATGAATTAGTCgcatcattattaatcttttcATCGTTTGACCAATAACAAATGTAATTAAGTaaattcctgattttttttctcaagggATTGCCCCCCGCCCCCTTGGAAGCCCCCTAGGTTGAGAACCACAGCGAATCTATTGTATTCTTCTTACAGACAGCTCTTAAGAAAATTATTTGCATATTTAGATAAGATGTTTTGCCACTTTTCATCACTGGAGGATATTTTATTCTGGTAAGAAATTATGTTTcactctatcttctcccttctctttctcattccccatctctccctccttcttcctttcctcctttattcccaCCCTCTGCCATTCCTCCCTCAttcgcttccctcctttcctatctctcccattcctctttccccctccctttcattcgttcttctttcgctctccatccttctctcaatccttcccatctcccttcccttccatccccccctccttcttcccccttccctcattcattccttcctccttccttcactccctccctcccattcctctctcttcattcctccttccttctcccatccttctccctccctcccattcctccttcaccccctccctcctattcctccttcaccccttcccatccatttcccactccctcctatgctctacctccttccttcaccccctccctcccattcctccctccttctcccatccttccatcccattcctccttcatcccaccctctttcgctccccctccatttcccaattcttccttttcccctcagaCCGAGAAGCAGGAAGCCCGTCTACTCGTTCTGGGCGCTTCTGACACGGGCAAGTCCACCTTCATGCGACAGATGCAGCTCCTGTGCGGCCACGGCTACCCTGCCCCCGAGAGACTCAGGTAGGTGTCAGAGCTCTGCACACGGTCCGTAGGGTCAGctgcgtatatacgtatgtacgcatGAAGAAAGGTAGGacgtatacatgtatttctgacgaagacgtattcgaaaccggtcaaatacatctatctgtattgtattgtgatattctttctcattcatacctttctacatttgccaacatgaatacggttcacgtAAGTACAAGAACTgagacatttttttcattataagtaGTTCAAATATTTTTAACAGAGCTCtagaaaacaataaacaagcaaaaaggaATTAACAGTAAgcacgataacaacaaaaagaaacgaaaataaggtAAAAGGGGTTGGAGATTTCAGAAGCAAGCATTTCATTTAACAGTCAAATGAGTCAGCTGAGTTCGGGGATTTTTTTGTCCAGTTTTTTTAGTCTTCCACTAATAAATTGAATTGTACaatactccctctctttttcttcctcctctctactcgcttctctttttcagtctgtctgtctgtctctctccccctcaaaatTATGatacttcctctcttttttcctcctctttcctcacttctctttctctgtctctctctccccccctcaaaattatacttcctctcttttttcctcctctttcctcacttctctttctctgtctgtctgtctctctctctccctcaaaattAGTTCATATCTCGACTTTACCTTTTCTCCCGCCACAACTCCTGCATATCAGTATCTAGTCCGCAAGGCATTAGCAACAACTAAACCTTCCCACATAAAAGCACATTGGGAGATGCCAAAAACCCAGATCACGTGAGTGTCCTGCAGCTTCCTCCCGGCCTCCTTCCAGGCACCAGCCGCACATCCGGCGCAACCTGCTGGAGAGCCTGCACAAGCTGGTCTCGCACTTGGCCACGTACGGCGCCCAGCCTGCCACGCCCGAGGCCCGGGAGGCGGCGCAGGCCTTCCTGGCGTGGGAGAACCTCGAGGGCCTCCTGAACTTGGGCGCGCTGATGGACAAGACGCTCATCCCGAAGGCGCAGGCGCTGTGGGCCGACCCGGGGATCCAGGAGGTGTACCGGCGGCGCAGCGACTTCCACCTCGTGACCAACGCCGACTACTTCATCGCCTGTGCCGAGAGGATCCTGCAGGACGAGTACCTGCCGACGGTGGAGGACATTCTGCGCATGCGCTACGTGACGCGCGGCGTGGTGGAGCACCGGCACGAGCTCAaggacatcatcatcaccatgtacGACATGGGCGGACAGCGGCCCGAGAGGGAGAACTGGGCCAGGCAGATCCTGGACCCGTC
It encodes the following:
- the LOC113802312 gene encoding guanine nucleotide-binding protein G(q) subunit alpha-like isoform X2, which encodes MPQTEKQEARLLVLGASDTGKSTFMRQMQLLCGHGYPAPERLRHQPHIRRNLLESLHKLVSHLATYGAQPATPEAREAAQAFLAWENLEGLLNLGALMDKTLIPKAQALWADPGIQEVYRRRSDFHLVTNADYFIACAERILQDEYLPTVEDILRMRYVTRGVVEHRHELKDIIITMYDMGGQRPERENWARQILDPSAILFLASLSEFDQNVEEATEEEARNRMVESMEIFGEVLKYPAFQNIPVILILNKNDVFRAKIKEVAIRQFFQDFVGPDYDERAGREYITNRYEQITRDHRRNIMVRYTEATDTGDFQDVFSFVSDFVSRFLLRRGALF
- the LOC113802312 gene encoding guanine nucleotide-binding protein G(q) subunit alpha-like isoform X1 — translated: MPQREDEAGQPSARSIWVRLRNAIVHVLRCLFAFFFSSSHLRNRSPAREVVTEKQEARLLVLGASDTGKSTFMRQMQLLCGHGYPAPERLRHQPHIRRNLLESLHKLVSHLATYGAQPATPEAREAAQAFLAWENLEGLLNLGALMDKTLIPKAQALWADPGIQEVYRRRSDFHLVTNADYFIACAERILQDEYLPTVEDILRMRYVTRGVVEHRHELKDIIITMYDMGGQRPERENWARQILDPSAILFLASLSEFDQNVEEATEEEARNRMVESMEIFGEVLKYPAFQNIPVILILNKNDVFRAKIKEVAIRQFFQDFVGPDYDERAGREYITNRYEQITRDHRRNIMVRYTEATDTGDFQDVFSFVSDFVSRFLLRRGALF